The bacterium genome segment GGCCCTCGCCGTCGCGGTAGACCACCCGCGCCGGAACGCCCACCACGGTGCATCCGGGCGGGACATCCCCGATCACGACCGAGCCTGCGCCCACCCGGCTGCCCGCGCCGATGGTGTGGGGCCCCATGATCTTGGCGCCCACGCCGACCATGACGCCGTCTTCCAGCGTGGGGTGGCGCTTTCCCTTCTCGAGGCTCACGCCGCCGAGGGTGACGCCGTGGTAGATGGTGCAGTTTTTCCCGATGACCGATGTCTCGCCGATCACCACGCCCATGCCGTGATCGATGAAGAAGCCGACGCCGATCTGCGCGCCCGGGTGGATCTCGATTCCAGTCAGGAAGCGGTTGAGGTGGCTCAGCCAGCGGGCGAGCAGCGTCCGCTCGCGCATCCAGAGGAAGTGCGCGAGCCGGTGCAGCAAAATGGCGTGGAAGCCGGGATAGCATAAGATGACCGCCGCCCACGAGCGCGCCGCCGGGTCCCGCTCCATGACGGCCTGCATGTCGAGGCGGGTAAGCTGTATCGCTCGCCGGAAGTACCGGCGCAGGGAAGCCATGAACAAGTGTCCTCGCTCCGCATGGCAGCAGCCTCTCAAAAGGCGCCCGGGACAGGGCGGTACCGGCCCC includes the following:
- the cysE gene encoding serine O-acetyltransferase — its product is MASLRRYFRRAIQLTRLDMQAVMERDPAARSWAAVILCYPGFHAILLHRLAHFLWMRERTLLARWLSHLNRFLTGIEIHPGAQIGVGFFIDHGMGVVIGETSVIGKNCTIYHGVTLGGVSLEKGKRHPTLEDGVMVGVGAKIMGPHTIGAGSRVGAGSVVIGDVPPGCTVVGVPARVVYRDGEGRLAEPMALAFEHHKLPDPVENALQALNKRVADLERELESYRTAESREKPDAP